The DNA window AACTTAAGAATTTACTGGATCGGAGGTAGCATAAAGTGAAAAAGTTTTGGGGGAAATTTCTTAGAAGTACAGCTGTAATTTGCTTATTTATAATTTTTGCAGTTAATTACAGATTTGAAATGATAAAATCCATTGATAAATTTAAAAAAGAATCGGACGAAAATCATAGTTTTATGGATCAAAGTATCTCTTCGGTAAATGAACTTCTCAGTATTCTCGAAACTTCAGGAACAATGTACTATAAGAAAAATTCAAGAGTTGAAAACAATGATTTTAACTTTAAATATTTTCAGAAAGACAATATATATGTATCCACAGACGAAGCAGAAAGAACGGTTGTATGGATAGATAAAATAAGCTCAAGCTGGGCTGTAAAAAAAGAGCTGGATATGTCTGAGGTCATTGCAACCAACTACGGGAATATATCAAAAGTTCTGCCTGAGGTTGCCTATATATATTATGTGTCAGATAGCGGTTTTATAAATATTTTTCCCAAGGTGCCAAAAGAAAAGTATTCTTTACTGAAAGATATCAATAAACTTGATTTTATAAAAAAAAAGCTTTCAATAAATAAAAAGAGGGGAGAAACAGAACCATTTTGGAGTGAGATATACAAAGATCCTTTAGGGGATGACTTGCTCATCACCAGAGGAGTTCCCGTATATGACGGGAATACACTGAAGGGTCTGATAACAATAGGGTTAAAAAGTGATTTTTTTATAAAAAAAATAAATTCAAATCTTATAAGCGATTTTTTTCTAGTAGATGGCAGAGATAATGCACTATCTAGTAGAAATTTTGATACTAAAGAAGTATCAAAATTCTATGATATTCTCCCCAAAAAGATTTATGAGAAGAGATATAAGCTCCCGGATATGCAGCCCTGTGATATAGAAAAGATAGGAAAATATTATGTTTATTATGAACAGTCTAATTCTGCTCCTTGGAGGGTCTATTATGTAACAAATATCTTGAAATTAAATTCTGAGCTTCTAAAGGGCAACTTGGTTTTTATAGCTTTCTGGTTCATGGCCCTGATTTTTTTATACGGTTCTTCAAAACGGAAGGCTGTAGTGGTCGACAGCCAGCAGACAATAGAAAAACTCCAGATTATGCTCAGAAAAATTGACAAAGAGGTCGAAAAGGATTTTTTGACTGGTGCTTACAACAGAAAAGGTTTTACCAAAATAACAAATCTAGAACTAGACAGAATGAAACGATATCATATAGATGCCTGTGTAGTTATGATGGATATAGACCACTTTAAAAAATTCAATGATACTTACGGACATGCATGTGGTGATTTTGTTTTAAAGTCTTTTGTAAAAGTTGTCACTAAAAATATCCGTCTCAGCGATATAGTGGGTAGATGGGGAGGTGAGGAGTTTCTGATACTCCTTCCTGAGACAGACTACAAGGGAGCACTTCTTGCGGCGGAGAAAATAAGAAAGATGGTGGAACGGGAAACCTTCTACTACCACAAACAGTCACTTAAAATCACCGTAACCATGGGAGTCTCAAACCTGAATGTAAGAAAAACACTAGAAAAAACAGTTGAAGAGGCAGATGAGGCCATGTATGTAGGAAAAAAAGACGGAAGGAACCGTGTGGTAGGGTACCAGGATATCATGTCAAAAGATAAAGATCTAAAATGGAAGAAATAAAAAAATTATGTATTAAAGTTTAATTGAAATTTATATGAAAAAAGAGGCAGAAAAATTAATTTCTGTCTCT is part of the uncultured Ilyobacter sp. genome and encodes:
- a CDS encoding diguanylate cyclase encodes the protein MKKFWGKFLRSTAVICLFIIFAVNYRFEMIKSIDKFKKESDENHSFMDQSISSVNELLSILETSGTMYYKKNSRVENNDFNFKYFQKDNIYVSTDEAERTVVWIDKISSSWAVKKELDMSEVIATNYGNISKVLPEVAYIYYVSDSGFINIFPKVPKEKYSLLKDINKLDFIKKKLSINKKRGETEPFWSEIYKDPLGDDLLITRGVPVYDGNTLKGLITIGLKSDFFIKKINSNLISDFFLVDGRDNALSSRNFDTKEVSKFYDILPKKIYEKRYKLPDMQPCDIEKIGKYYVYYEQSNSAPWRVYYVTNILKLNSELLKGNLVFIAFWFMALIFLYGSSKRKAVVVDSQQTIEKLQIMLRKIDKEVEKDFLTGAYNRKGFTKITNLELDRMKRYHIDACVVMMDIDHFKKFNDTYGHACGDFVLKSFVKVVTKNIRLSDIVGRWGGEEFLILLPETDYKGALLAAEKIRKMVERETFYYHKQSLKITVTMGVSNLNVRKTLEKTVEEADEAMYVGKKDGRNRVVGYQDIMSKDKDLKWKK